A segment of the Vicinamibacterales bacterium genome:
CACGCCGGGATCGACGCCGGCAATCGCGCGCCGCACCCCGGGCGCGAGCCCCGCCGCATCCCCGTCGGTCCGCGCCGCGACGAACAGCGACCGGCGCGTCCAGTTCCAGGCCGTTTCGTCGAGCTGCGCCAGCGGCTGATAGAACTCCAGGTCGACCGGTCCGGCTGGCCCGCGCCAGCGCACGTCGGCGACGACGCCGATGACGGTCTTCGGCCCCCGGGGTGAGGAACCGTTGACGCGGCGGCCGATCGGATCCTGGTTCGGCCACAACCGCTGCGCGAGCGTCTGGTTGACCACCAACACCAGCGGTGCGCCGGCACGATCGCCGTCGTCGAAGCCGCGGCCGCGGACGATCGGCAGGCCCATCACCTCGAAGTACGCCGGCGAGACGAACCGCGCCATGCTCTGGCGCACGTTGCGCGGCTCCGGAGCCTCCCCGTCGGGGACCAGTCCATTCGAGAACGTGCCGACGCCGGGAACGTTGGACGCCACCATCGCGGCACGGACGCCGGGGACGCCCTTCACCCGCGCCTCGATCTCTCGCGCCGCCTGCAGGACCGCCGCGGCGGATTCGTACTTGGCCGCGGGCAGCGCGAACCGCCCGGAGAACACTCCCTTCGGATTGAAACCCGTGGGCACGCGCTGGGTTTCGATCGCGCTGCGGATCAGCAGGCCCGCGCCGACGAGCAGAATCAGCGCGAGCGCCACCTCGGTGGCGATCAACGCCGATCGGACGAGATCGCGCGCGCTGCGCCCGCCGGCGCCGCGCGCCGCCTCTTTCAGCGTGCTGTTGATGTCCGTGCGCGAGGCGCGCCAGGCGGGCAGCAGGCCGAACACCACGCCCGCCAGCACTGCGACGGCGCCGGCGAATCCGACGGCGGATCCGTCCAGCCGCGCCTGTTCGAGCCGCGGGACGCCGGCCGGGGCGTAGGCGACGAGGAGGCGGATCAGTCCGCGTGCGAGCGCGATGCCGACGGCGGCCGAGACGAGGCTCAGCACGACGCTCTCGGTGAAGAGCTGACGGACCAGGCGTCCCTGCCCGGCGCCGAGGGCGCTCCGCACCGCCAGCTCCCGGGCGCGGGCGGCGCCGCGCGCCAGCAGCAGGTTCGACACGTTGCCGCAGGCAATCAGCAATACCGCCAGCACCGCGGCGAGCAGCACCACGAGCCGCTGCGCGTAATCGCCGACGAAGCTGGCCATCAGCGGCGCGACCGTGAACGTGCGCTCGGCGTTGTCCTTGGGGAACCGCTGCGCCAGATTCGCGCCGACGGTGCTCAGGTGCTGTGCCGCCTGCTGGATCGTGACGCCGGGACGCAGCCGTCCGTACACGGTCAGGAAGTGCTCGTCGTGCATCCCTTTCCGCTCCGGCGTGAATGCGATCGGCACCCACAACGCCTCGGAATCGGCCGTGAAGTCGAACGATTCCGGCATCACCCCGACGACGGTGTACGGCCGGCTGTCGAGCGTGAGGGTGCGGCCGAGCACGCCCCGATCGGCGGCGAACTGGCGCGTCCAGAACCGGTGGCTGAGCACCACGACCTGGTCGCGTCCGGGCTCGTCTTCGGCCGGACCGAACACGCGCCCCAGCGCGGGCGGCACGCCCCACACGTCGAAGAAGCCGCCGGTCGCGCGCACGCCGATGACGCGCTCGGCCCCTTCGTCGCGCGCCAGCGTCATGCTGGCCCCGCTCGCGGCCG
Coding sequences within it:
- a CDS encoding ABC transporter permease, encoding MDFRTRFPLRLGRPAVDEEVDAELEFHLAMRRRDLIANGMSEADAHRAALDRFGDLRRARRECRAIGHRREQRMRIAQYVSELRQDAAFSVRQMLAARAFTTVSVATLALGIGATTAIFSTLNAVVLRPLPVPEPDRLVEVHSSWRDLGRGNVSAGNFVDMAAEQTVFQAVAAASGASMTLARDEGAERVIGVRATGGFFDVWGVPPALGRVFGPAEDEPGRDQVVVLSHRFWTRQFAADRGVLGRTLTLDSRPYTVVGVMPESFDFTADSEALWVPIAFTPERKGMHDEHFLTVYGRLRPGVTIQQAAQHLSTVGANLAQRFPKDNAERTFTVAPLMASFVGDYAQRLVVLLAAVLAVLLIACGNVSNLLLARGAARARELAVRSALGAGQGRLVRQLFTESVVLSLVSAAVGIALARGLIRLLVAYAPAGVPRLEQARLDGSAVGFAGAVAVLAGVVFGLLPAWRASRTDINSTLKEAARGAGGRSARDLVRSALIATEVALALILLVGAGLLIRSAIETQRVPTGFNPKGVFSGRFALPAAKYESAAAVLQAAREIEARVKGVPGVRAAMVASNVPGVGTFSNGLVPDGEAPEPRNVRQSMARFVSPAYFEVMGLPIVRGRGFDDGDRAGAPLVLVVNQTLAQRLWPNQDPIGRRVNGSSPRGPKTVIGVVADVRWRGPAGPVDLEFYQPLAQLDETAWNWTRRSLFVAARTDGDAAGLAPGVRRAIAGVDPGVPLFAERTMEERMAATLDTARFNTMLLALLGAVGLLLAGVGIYGVINYFAAQRTSEIGIRLALGASRGSVLKLVVRQAALPVAAGVVAGALGASLAAQAIASQLVNVRPNDPLTFAGVAAVLAAVALIAAFIPARRAASLDPSRALRA